One Candidatus Bathyarchaeota archaeon genomic window carries:
- the thiL gene encoding thiamine-phosphate kinase, translating to MGECYVDFRGLNRLADEGLGEHDIIRLIQKRLTLMPDMPVPFGDDISAAPLFEGEVAVLKTDMLVATTDVPAGMSLFSAARKAVVMNISDFAAKGVMPSAVLVALGLPKALATQGAVTEIADGLNAGAREYGTYIVGGDTSEASDLIISISLFGTAKPSALMLRSGARVGDIVAVTGLFGKTAAGLRLLVGDYKASAKQRSVLVDSVFNPKARLREGLALRGYNYVSASIDSSDGLAWSLHELARMSNVGFLIDKVPIASEAEEFALKNGLDAVELAFYGGEEYELVLTVKPEKWGEAKAVVDAVGGCLIPIGKATFEKQVMLKKDGKKRAVEARGWEHLKTKL from the coding sequence TTGGGTGAATGCTATGTTGACTTTAGAGGGCTGAACAGGTTGGCTGATGAAGGCTTAGGCGAACATGACATAATTCGGCTGATTCAGAAGCGTTTAACCCTCATGCCAGACATGCCTGTGCCGTTTGGCGACGACATATCCGCGGCACCGCTCTTTGAAGGCGAAGTGGCAGTTTTAAAGACTGACATGCTTGTCGCAACCACAGATGTGCCTGCTGGAATGAGCCTGTTTTCTGCTGCTCGCAAGGCAGTTGTTATGAACATCAGCGACTTTGCAGCCAAAGGCGTCATGCCGTCAGCAGTTTTGGTGGCGCTTGGTTTGCCGAAGGCTTTAGCCACACAAGGAGCTGTGACGGAAATTGCGGATGGATTAAACGCGGGGGCACGTGAATATGGCACGTACATAGTCGGTGGCGACACAAGCGAAGCATCCGACCTAATAATCAGTATTTCATTATTCGGTACTGCTAAGCCAAGCGCTTTAATGTTGCGCAGTGGCGCTAGAGTCGGCGACATCGTTGCGGTGACGGGGCTGTTTGGCAAAACAGCCGCTGGGCTCCGCTTGCTTGTTGGCGACTACAAAGCTTCAGCAAAACAGCGCAGCGTACTGGTTGATTCTGTTTTTAATCCTAAAGCTCGGTTGCGTGAGGGCTTGGCACTCAGGGGTTATAATTATGTTTCTGCCTCGATTGATTCCAGTGACGGTTTAGCTTGGAGTCTGCATGAGCTAGCACGAATGAGCAACGTCGGCTTTCTAATCGATAAAGTGCCCATCGCGTCTGAGGCAGAAGAGTTTGCGCTGAAAAATGGTTTGGACGCGGTGGAGTTGGCGTTCTATGGCGGCGAGGAATACGAGCTTGTGCTCACGGTTAAGCCCGAGAAGTGGGGTGAAGCAAAAGCGGTAGTCGACGCAGTGGGCGGTTGTTTAATTCCTATTGGCAAGGCAACCTTTGAGAAACAGGTGATGCTAAAAAAAGACGGCAAAAAGAGAGCTGTTGAGGCGCGCGGTTGGGAGCATCTAAAAACTAAGCTTTAG
- a CDS encoding tRNA (pseudouridine(54)-N(1))-methyltransferase TrmY, which yields MPRQFVLFSRMGRTEPNFSNLHDAGRLDIVHECIISSLFLSHGLRRDVTFHAILNGPPNPPLHIQIDGGALYDVRTDMETWQHILKKTIAGKSHPGITIDKVSFEALLKTKAENNSIYVLEEGGKNLDETQLAENSLFVLGDHVGLPKKAEAFALRFGEKISLGKTPYLAASCITIINYTLDQQTKA from the coding sequence TTGCCAAGACAATTCGTCCTGTTCTCGCGCATGGGAAGAACCGAACCCAACTTCAGCAACCTGCATGACGCAGGCAGATTAGACATCGTTCACGAATGCATAATCAGCAGTCTTTTTCTCTCCCACGGGTTACGCAGAGACGTAACCTTCCACGCCATCCTCAACGGTCCACCAAACCCGCCTCTGCACATTCAAATTGACGGGGGAGCACTCTATGATGTGCGCACTGACATGGAAACATGGCAACATATCCTCAAGAAAACAATCGCTGGAAAAAGCCACCCCGGCATCACTATTGATAAAGTAAGCTTTGAAGCGCTTCTCAAAACAAAAGCCGAAAACAACAGCATCTATGTTCTGGAAGAAGGCGGAAAAAACCTCGATGAAACTCAGCTTGCAGAGAACTCGTTGTTTGTTCTTGGCGACCACGTTGGGCTCCCCAAAAAAGCCGAAGCATTTGCATTGCGTTTTGGAGAAAAAATCAGTCTCGGAAAAACCCCGTATTTAGCGGCGTCCTGCATAACAATAATCAACTACACTCTTGACCAGCAAACTAAAGCTTAG
- a CDS encoding TIGR00289 family protein: MRLGVLFSGGKDSTLALHFAAETDQIVCLITLVSQNKESYMFHTPNINITALQAEALELPMISVETEGRKEEELADLEKAITQARGQFNIDGIVTGAVESVYQATRIQRICDRLNLRCINPLWKHNQKALLETLIKKRFNVIISGIFAYPLDESWLGKQIDTQIIDRLVELQQKFGISPSGEGGEIETTVLDAPMFKKRIEILEHSIEAKGNSGVFIIKQAKLVAK; the protein is encoded by the coding sequence ATGCGATTAGGTGTGCTATTCTCAGGCGGCAAGGATTCAACACTTGCCTTACATTTTGCAGCCGAAACAGACCAGATTGTTTGTCTAATCACACTTGTTTCGCAGAACAAAGAAAGCTACATGTTCCATACCCCAAACATCAATATAACAGCCCTCCAAGCAGAAGCTCTAGAGTTACCGATGATTTCGGTGGAAACAGAAGGCAGAAAAGAAGAGGAACTTGCCGACTTAGAGAAAGCCATCACACAGGCTAGGGGCCAATTCAACATAGACGGCATAGTCACCGGTGCGGTAGAATCTGTCTATCAGGCGACAAGGATACAGCGTATCTGCGACCGCCTAAACCTTAGATGCATCAACCCTTTATGGAAACACAACCAAAAAGCCCTCTTAGAAACGCTTATCAAGAAACGGTTTAACGTTATAATTTCCGGGATTTTCGCTTATCCGCTCGATGAGTCATGGCTTGGAAAACAAATAGACACACAAATCATAGACAGACTGGTAGAGTTACAGCAAAAGTTTGGCATTAGCCCTTCAGGAGAGGGCGGAGAGATTGAGACAACAGTTCTCGATGCGCCTATGTTTAAGAAAAGAATTGAAATTCTTGAACACTCCATTGAGGCAAAAGGCAACTCTGGGGTCTTCATAATAAAGCAGGCTAAGCTGGTTGCTAAATAA
- a CDS encoding ACT domain-containing protein translates to MKVLLNDGLEKEGLKLFQEAGIETDTKKRDLKALVSEIGEFDALVVRSATKVTREVLEAGAKGKLKIVGRAGVGYDNIDVAAASEFGIVVKSAPYGSTNAVAELTIGLMIDVSRKTSQATHSLKSCVWQKDRLKGTELAYKTLGLLGCGRIGQKVAQIARRGFDMEVIGYDIKPSLDSGIKFMSKDEVLAKADYVSIHTGGKEVIIGEKELAKMKKTAYLINTSRGSNIDEEALYKALKEGKIAGAALDVYTEEPKVEGAEFKNKLLELDNVVFSCHLGASTIEAQRETSIEIARVVSGYLLGGDFINAVNAGESIEVEEIPVYTLFIHHRDVPGVFANIDKVLADSDINIRANYSRQIGKGFAISVYVLHKKVPQEIINKLKAIPNICSVKV, encoded by the coding sequence ATGAAAGTACTGTTAAACGATGGCTTAGAGAAGGAAGGCTTAAAACTCTTCCAAGAAGCAGGCATAGAAACAGACACTAAAAAAAGAGACCTAAAAGCTCTGGTGTCAGAGATTGGAGAGTTTGACGCGTTAGTTGTGCGGAGTGCTACAAAAGTTACACGCGAGGTTTTAGAAGCAGGCGCCAAAGGAAAACTCAAAATTGTTGGTCGTGCCGGAGTCGGTTATGACAACATTGATGTTGCGGCTGCTTCTGAATTTGGCATCGTTGTGAAATCTGCTCCTTACGGAAGCACCAATGCCGTTGCCGAATTAACCATCGGCTTAATGATAGACGTTTCCAGGAAAACTTCTCAGGCTACTCACTCGTTGAAGAGTTGTGTTTGGCAAAAAGACAGGTTAAAAGGCACTGAGCTTGCCTACAAGACGCTGGGTCTTTTGGGTTGCGGTAGAATTGGTCAAAAAGTCGCTCAGATAGCCAGACGAGGTTTTGACATGGAAGTCATAGGTTACGATATAAAACCGTCTCTTGATTCAGGTATAAAGTTCATGTCGAAAGATGAGGTTTTAGCGAAAGCTGATTATGTTAGTATTCATACTGGCGGTAAAGAAGTTATAATTGGTGAAAAAGAGTTAGCTAAAATGAAAAAAACCGCTTATCTAATTAACACTTCTAGAGGCAGCAACATAGACGAGGAAGCACTCTACAAAGCGCTCAAAGAGGGAAAAATAGCTGGCGCCGCCTTGGATGTATACACTGAAGAGCCAAAAGTTGAAGGCGCAGAATTCAAGAACAAACTCTTAGAACTCGATAACGTGGTTTTTAGTTGCCACTTGGGTGCATCAACAATAGAAGCACAACGAGAAACATCCATCGAGATTGCCCGAGTTGTTTCAGGCTACCTTTTAGGCGGCGACTTCATCAACGCCGTCAACGCAGGCGAGAGCATCGAAGTTGAAGAAATCCCTGTCTACACATTATTTATTCACCACCGAGATGTTCCAGGCGTCTTTGCAAACATTGACAAGGTCTTAGCCGACAGCGACATCAACATTAGAGCCAACTATTCACGGCAAATCGGAAAAGGCTTCGCCATCTCAGTCTACGTGCTCCATAAAAAAGTGCCGCAAGAAATCATTAACAAACTAAAAGCCATCCCCAACATTTGCAGTGTAAAAGTCTAA
- a CDS encoding serine hydroxymethyltransferase yields the protein MGEEKRMENLPNLVADLIEATRKHEQYRDKECINMIASEGLKSPAVNQMLNLSHDLAARYAEGENDAQGHVKKRYYQGQKYMSQIEDLAADIMKSLFKSTWADVRLVSGTHANLSTFKGLSLAAKNNKMVVTPLSCGAHISHDYTGLAGNILGLDNINHVYDVDEFNIDPEKSAYVIRAAKPGIVTFGGSLFLFPHPIKELKAVCDEVGAYVAYDASHVLGLIAGGEFQDPLREGADFITSSTHKTFPGPQGGVVMGNPTTPALEKAVKKIQFAIFPLSASSTHLGRLPALGIAALEMKLFGAELARQIVKNAQTAGQYLCENGVKVLAEKKGFTKSHQIAVDIRNFGGGKKIAQDLEDANIILNKNLLPYDDQSGKDDPSGLRIGFQDVTRRGFREGDIKHLCDLMLDVIKGKRKPAEVKEDVLALKKEFNGVKYGFQSVEEALSYIKKA from the coding sequence GTGGGAGAAGAAAAAAGAATGGAAAACTTGCCAAACTTGGTCGCAGATTTAATTGAAGCAACCCGAAAGCATGAACAGTACCGCGACAAAGAATGCATAAACATGATTGCAAGCGAAGGGCTCAAATCACCCGCAGTCAACCAAATGCTCAACCTCTCACACGACCTTGCTGCCAGATATGCCGAAGGCGAAAACGATGCTCAAGGACACGTTAAAAAACGCTACTATCAAGGTCAAAAGTACATGTCTCAAATTGAGGATTTAGCAGCTGACATAATGAAGAGCCTTTTCAAGAGCACTTGGGCAGACGTGCGTCTGGTTTCAGGTACCCATGCAAACCTCTCTACCTTTAAAGGTCTCTCGTTAGCCGCAAAAAACAACAAAATGGTTGTAACGCCACTGAGTTGCGGCGCCCACATCAGCCATGATTACACGGGCTTAGCAGGCAACATCCTTGGTTTAGATAACATAAACCATGTTTATGACGTCGACGAGTTCAACATTGACCCAGAAAAATCAGCCTACGTGATTCGCGCAGCAAAGCCAGGTATCGTCACGTTCGGCGGTAGCCTCTTCCTGTTTCCTCACCCTATAAAAGAGCTCAAAGCTGTATGCGATGAAGTTGGCGCGTATGTAGCCTACGATGCGTCCCATGTTCTTGGGTTGATCGCAGGCGGCGAGTTCCAAGACCCCTTGCGAGAGGGCGCAGACTTTATCACTTCTTCAACTCACAAAACCTTCCCAGGACCCCAAGGCGGCGTCGTCATGGGCAACCCAACTACCCCCGCGCTTGAAAAGGCAGTCAAAAAGATTCAATTCGCCATTTTCCCACTCAGCGCCTCCAGCACGCATTTGGGCAGGTTGCCAGCGCTCGGCATAGCTGCCTTGGAGATGAAGCTTTTCGGAGCAGAGTTAGCGAGGCAAATAGTGAAGAATGCTCAGACTGCAGGGCAGTATCTCTGTGAGAACGGCGTGAAAGTGCTCGCTGAAAAGAAGGGCTTCACAAAAAGCCACCAAATCGCCGTGGACATCCGAAATTTTGGCGGCGGCAAGAAAATTGCTCAAGATCTCGAAGATGCAAACATCATCCTAAACAAGAACTTGCTGCCTTATGATGACCAGAGCGGTAAGGATGACCCGTCAGGCTTGAGGATTGGCTTCCAAGACGTAACTCGACGCGGCTTCCGTGAAGGCGACATCAAACACCTCTGTGATTTGATGCTTGACGTAATCAAGGGCAAACGCAAACCTGCCGAAGTCAAAGAGGACGTTTTAGCGCTTAAGAAAGAGTTTAACGGCGTAAAATACGGGTTCCAAAGTGTAGAAGAAGCTTTAAGCTACATCAAAAAAGCTTAA
- a CDS encoding metal-dependent transcriptional regulator, with translation MPPRSVEDYLKAIYDLSKNGNPVSTTDLSKMLNVAPASVTEMLKKLSEKNYIQYSPYHGTTLTSAGKQIAEKMARKHRLLERFLSDVLKIDKVKVHSQACEMEHALSDDAEESLCRFLKHPESCPDDGKIIPPCDLQIGSCAECIHLHNQGLEEVGKRKENLVALSELKDGQTGKIQFIRGGHNVLQRLLDMGLTPSTKITLIKAAPFEGPIQVSVRGSKLALGRGIASKVFVEIQD, from the coding sequence ATGCCTCCAAGAAGCGTTGAAGACTACCTCAAAGCCATATACGACCTATCCAAAAACGGAAACCCAGTCAGCACCACAGACCTCTCCAAAATGCTTAACGTAGCGCCAGCCAGCGTCACAGAGATGCTCAAAAAACTATCCGAGAAAAACTACATCCAGTATTCACCATACCATGGCACCACCCTAACGAGCGCTGGAAAACAAATTGCTGAAAAAATGGCAAGAAAACATCGCTTACTCGAGCGCTTCCTATCCGACGTACTAAAAATAGACAAAGTGAAGGTTCACAGTCAAGCTTGCGAAATGGAACATGCCCTCTCAGATGACGCAGAAGAATCACTCTGCAGATTCCTAAAACACCCAGAGAGCTGTCCTGACGACGGCAAAATTATCCCGCCCTGCGACCTACAAATCGGAAGCTGTGCAGAATGCATACACCTTCATAATCAAGGCTTAGAGGAAGTTGGCAAACGCAAAGAAAACCTTGTCGCTCTAAGTGAGCTAAAAGATGGGCAAACAGGAAAAATCCAGTTCATCAGAGGCGGCCACAATGTGCTCCAGCGCCTCTTAGACATGGGGCTCACGCCAAGCACAAAAATAACCCTAATCAAAGCAGCACCCTTCGAGGGGCCAATCCAGGTTTCTGTGCGGGGTTCAAAATTGGCGCTCGGCAGAGGTATAGCGTCAAAAGTCTTTGTTGAAATTCAGGATTAA
- the feoB gene encoding ferrous iron transport protein B — MSSDNKNNECKQLTVALAGNANVGKSVLFNQLTGSNQIIGNWPGKTVDRAEGTLRYEGYDIKVIDLPGIYSFSTFSMEELVSRDYIALEKPDVVINVLDASVLERNLFFTIQLIEMGVPLVICLNQVDEAKKKGIIIDKEKLKNTLGVPVVFTVAIRGEGIYELMGEAVNAALDPPKTKQLRYRKDVEESIGKLQHIIEKANLDIHYPARWLSIKLLEGDTEIIKLLSEKSREIVDAAVVISQELASTCQEPCFSVIASERYSLASSIAASALQQSEIKSTFSEKLDWLTTHRVWGYFTSAGVIAGLLLWTFFVGNALSTLIADGLNLIQPIDPALSASQPILSIILNGVWGGFTAGVTLIIPFVIPFYLLLAIVEDSGILTRVAFMMDSAMHKIGLHGKALIPIILGYGCNVPAIQACKIMETRRERLLAAFAITFAPCSARTIILFGMVGLFVGIQWALLLYVVDIVIIFALGRVAMKAVPGKSTGLIMEMSSFKMPALNVVLKQTWTRTKSIIYVVFPIYIVFSALIQALYALNLLTPISNALAPLTVGWLGLPVAAGVLLILGTVRKEFILVGAVAILGTTNLLVGFTPVQLVVMALVAMLYIPCVATVAILGKEFGWKATAVITASNIGAALLIGGLAFRLLTLLGL, encoded by the coding sequence GTGTCGTCAGATAATAAAAATAACGAATGTAAGCAGTTAACGGTTGCTTTAGCAGGCAATGCGAACGTTGGCAAAAGTGTACTCTTTAACCAGTTAACAGGTTCGAATCAGATTATCGGTAACTGGCCAGGAAAAACCGTTGACCGCGCCGAAGGCACGTTGCGCTATGAGGGTTATGATATTAAAGTTATTGATTTGCCAGGCATTTACTCTTTTTCTACTTTTTCGATGGAGGAGCTTGTTTCCCGCGACTACATAGCCTTGGAGAAACCTGATGTTGTGATTAATGTTTTGGACGCGTCGGTTCTTGAGCGAAACCTGTTCTTCACAATCCAACTCATCGAGATGGGAGTACCCCTTGTTATTTGTTTAAACCAAGTGGACGAAGCCAAGAAAAAAGGCATAATCATCGACAAAGAAAAACTGAAAAACACGCTCGGTGTACCCGTCGTATTTACTGTTGCTATTCGCGGCGAAGGCATCTATGAACTAATGGGTGAAGCAGTTAACGCTGCCTTGGACCCCCCTAAAACTAAGCAATTGAGATACCGAAAAGACGTTGAGGAGAGTATCGGAAAACTCCAGCACATCATCGAAAAGGCGAATCTTGACATTCACTATCCAGCCCGCTGGCTCTCCATTAAGTTGCTTGAGGGCGACACTGAAATAATCAAGCTGCTTTCCGAAAAGTCCCGCGAAATTGTTGATGCAGCAGTAGTCATATCCCAAGAATTGGCGAGCACTTGTCAAGAGCCTTGCTTTTCAGTAATTGCTTCGGAACGATATTCACTTGCTAGCTCAATTGCCGCATCAGCACTCCAGCAAAGCGAAATCAAGAGCACTTTCTCTGAAAAACTCGATTGGTTAACCACGCACAGAGTCTGGGGGTACTTTACTTCGGCAGGAGTCATTGCAGGTTTGTTGCTTTGGACGTTTTTTGTAGGAAACGCGCTCTCAACCCTAATCGCAGATGGCTTAAACCTTATTCAACCAATTGACCCAGCGTTGTCTGCAAGCCAGCCAATTCTAAGCATTATCCTCAACGGTGTTTGGGGCGGATTCACCGCTGGCGTCACTTTAATCATTCCTTTCGTTATCCCGTTCTACTTGTTACTAGCTATAGTTGAGGATTCAGGGATACTAACACGGGTAGCGTTCATGATGGATAGCGCTATGCACAAGATAGGCTTACATGGCAAAGCCTTGATTCCGATAATTCTCGGTTACGGCTGCAACGTGCCAGCAATTCAAGCATGCAAAATCATGGAAACACGACGCGAGCGGCTCTTGGCAGCGTTCGCCATCACTTTTGCGCCTTGCTCAGCCAGAACCATAATACTGTTCGGCATGGTGGGACTATTTGTTGGTATTCAATGGGCGCTTCTGCTGTACGTAGTTGACATTGTGATAATCTTTGCTTTAGGAAGGGTTGCAATGAAAGCAGTTCCCGGCAAATCAACTGGCTTAATCATGGAGATGAGCAGTTTTAAGATGCCCGCGCTCAATGTCGTCTTAAAACAAACTTGGACGCGCACAAAATCCATAATCTACGTTGTGTTCCCCATATACATAGTCTTCAGCGCGCTTATCCAAGCACTCTACGCCCTAAACCTGCTGACGCCAATTAGCAACGCACTGGCACCGTTAACGGTAGGATGGCTGGGCTTACCAGTAGCAGCGGGGGTACTGCTAATATTGGGCACGGTTCGCAAAGAATTCATACTCGTTGGTGCAGTTGCAATCCTTGGCACCACGAACTTGCTGGTCGGCTTTACGCCAGTGCAGTTGGTCGTGATGGCGCTGGTGGCAATGCTCTACATTCCATGCGTGGCAACTGTGGCAATCTTGGGCAAAGAATTCGGTTGGAAAGCAACAGCAGTCATAACAGCATCAAACATTGGGGCTGCATTGTTAATCGGCGGCTTAGCATTCAGGTTGCTGACGCTTTTGGGACTCTAA
- a CDS encoding transcriptional repressor: protein MQSTQKTEVSIINALRSKGYKATPQRIAVCKIALGSPEHPSVQKIYTAVKKTNPTVSLATVYSTLNILKDSGLIQELNFPKGQTRYDPYLEPHINLICLQCGKIQDLDDQASKELVKKATGKVQFTPSGQRIDIYGTCEYCAKGKLTKKPQRTSQSDL, encoded by the coding sequence ATGCAGTCCACGCAGAAAACTGAAGTATCAATTATAAATGCACTTCGCAGCAAAGGCTACAAAGCCACTCCTCAACGTATAGCCGTCTGTAAAATCGCGCTGGGAAGCCCCGAGCATCCGAGTGTACAAAAAATCTACACGGCAGTTAAAAAGACAAATCCAACAGTCAGCCTAGCCACTGTTTACAGCACCCTAAATATCCTAAAAGACAGCGGATTAATCCAAGAACTTAATTTTCCTAAAGGACAAACACGCTATGACCCTTACCTAGAACCACACATAAACCTGATATGCTTGCAATGTGGCAAAATCCAAGATTTAGACGACCAAGCCTCAAAAGAACTTGTCAAAAAAGCAACTGGAAAAGTTCAATTCACCCCCAGCGGTCAACGAATAGATATCTACGGTACTTGTGAGTATTGCGCTAAAGGTAAATTGACGAAAAAGCCCCAAAGAACTTCACAATCAGACCTCTAA
- a CDS encoding catalase, producing MKENLTTNQGSSVPDDQNSLTAGKDGYVMLQDVHLIEKLAHFNRERIPERVVHAKGAGAGGYFEVTKDVTKYTKAKFLSEVGKRTEVFVRFSTVGGEKGSADAERDPRGFAVKFYTEDGNYDLVGNNTPVFFIRDPLKFPDFIHTQKRHPGTNLKDANMFWDFLSLTPESVHQVTILFSDRGTPRSYRHMNGYSSHTYKWYNESGEVFWVKYHFKTDQGIQNLTREEAEHIKGTDPDHATRDLFKAIKNGNYPFWTLQMQIMPAKDAETYRFNPFDVTKVWPHGDYPPIDIGKMVLNRNPSNYFAEVEQAAFSPGNFVPGIGASPDRMLQGRLFAYHDAHRYRLGPNYLLLPVNQPKGVKVKNYQRDGYMRFDGNFGDEPNYYPNSFGGPEPNPEAAEPAFEISGQVARQPYTHPNDDFVQPGNLYRKVMTDIDREHLIGNIVSHLCNANKDIQQRQARIFYKADPEYGQRVAEGLGIEL from the coding sequence ATGAAAGAAAATTTAACCACCAATCAAGGCTCATCTGTTCCTGACGACCAAAATTCTCTCACTGCTGGAAAAGACGGGTATGTGATGCTCCAAGATGTCCATTTGATTGAGAAGTTGGCGCACTTTAACCGTGAACGCATCCCTGAACGCGTCGTCCATGCCAAGGGCGCTGGTGCAGGAGGCTACTTTGAAGTAACCAAAGACGTAACCAAATATACAAAGGCTAAATTTCTCTCAGAAGTGGGCAAACGCACCGAAGTCTTCGTACGATTCTCCACAGTAGGCGGAGAAAAAGGCTCAGCGGACGCTGAACGCGACCCCCGCGGCTTTGCAGTTAAATTCTACACAGAGGATGGAAATTACGACCTCGTCGGCAACAACACACCAGTATTCTTTATCCGCGACCCCCTCAAGTTCCCAGACTTCATCCACACTCAGAAACGCCACCCTGGCACCAACCTTAAAGATGCAAACATGTTCTGGGACTTCCTATCTCTAACACCTGAGTCTGTGCATCAAGTAACCATTCTGTTCTCAGACCGCGGTACCCCACGCTCATATCGCCACATGAACGGCTACAGCAGCCACACCTACAAATGGTACAATGAATCAGGAGAAGTATTCTGGGTAAAATATCACTTCAAAACTGACCAAGGCATACAAAACCTAACACGTGAAGAAGCAGAACACATAAAGGGAACAGACCCAGACCACGCCACCCGTGACCTCTTTAAAGCCATCAAAAACGGCAACTACCCCTTTTGGACACTACAAATGCAAATTATGCCTGCCAAAGACGCCGAAACCTACCGATTCAACCCCTTTGACGTTACCAAAGTTTGGCCCCACGGCGACTACCCGCCAATTGACATCGGCAAAATGGTGCTCAACCGTAACCCATCCAACTATTTCGCTGAAGTTGAACAAGCAGCCTTCTCGCCAGGCAACTTTGTACCAGGCATTGGAGCTTCGCCGGACAGGATGTTACAAGGCAGACTATTTGCTTACCATGACGCGCACAGGTACCGCTTAGGACCCAACTACCTGCTGTTGCCAGTTAATCAGCCTAAAGGCGTGAAAGTCAAGAATTACCAACGCGACGGCTACATGCGTTTTGACGGAAACTTTGGCGACGAACCCAACTACTACCCTAACAGCTTCGGTGGACCCGAACCCAACCCAGAAGCGGCGGAGCCAGCCTTTGAGATTTCAGGTCAAGTTGCACGCCAACCATACACGCACCCCAACGACGACTTCGTACAGCCAGGCAACCTCTACAGGAAAGTCATGACTGACATTGACCGCGAACACTTAATCGGCAACATAGTATCACATCTGTGCAATGCTAACAAGGACATCCAGCAACGGCAAGCAAGAATCTTCTACAAAGCAGACCCTGAATATGGCCAACGAGTAGCAGAAGGCTTAGGCATAGAACTCTAA
- a CDS encoding NifU family protein — protein MPESIEKRVQQALDDIRPQIQMDGGDVELVAVEGKTVKVRLVGHCAGCPMSQMTLKNGIEAHLKSVVPEVQKVEAVH, from the coding sequence ATGCCTGAATCAATCGAGAAAAGAGTACAACAAGCCCTTGACGATATTAGACCGCAAATCCAAATGGACGGCGGAGACGTAGAACTAGTCGCTGTGGAGGGAAAAACTGTCAAAGTCCGCTTAGTTGGGCATTGCGCAGGTTGCCCCATGTCGCAAATGACGCTTAAAAACGGCATTGAAGCACACCTTAAGTCAGTGGTTCCAGAAGTACAAAAAGTCGAAGCGGTACATTAA